From a single Sulfurimonas sp. hsl 1-7 genomic region:
- a CDS encoding biotin/lipoyl-containing protein, producing MAKKFIDIMDTTFRDGFQSVFGGRVLMDDFFPAVEAAKTAGITHYEFGGGARFQSLYFYLREDAFEMMDKFRKIVGPDANLQTLARGVNTVMLDTGSKDLIDLHAKMFKKHGATTIRNFDALNDVENLKYSAERITHHGLKHEAVVTMMDLPPGCHGAHTVEFYEKTLRDILDSGIPYDSICFKDASGTSNPQKVFETIQMARKLLPDDTHIRLHTHETAGVSVAAYMAALEAGVDGIDLAASPVSGGTSQPDMLTMLHATKGMDFDLGGLDIGKILTYEKELQGCLEDYFVPPEATMVSPIIPFSPMPGGALTANTQMMRDNDIMDKFPEVIAAMQEVVEKGGYGTSVTPVSQFYFQQALNNVMQGPWKAIAPGYGRMVLGYFGKTPVEPDPEIVKIASEKLGLEPTTEKALDLADADPAKSLENWINVLKEEDIEITEENIFIAAACQEKGITFLKGEGELNVRKISQMKADCKEGSKEMSGNYTVVVDGQKFSVQVAEGNADIQVTAVNGESVAPAAAPAATSGEGDPIKALLPGNVWKIVANPGQSVNEGDVIMILESMKMEIDVVAPRGGVIKSINVATNDKVVEGQVVAVLG from the coding sequence ATGGCTAAAAAATTTATAGATATAATGGATACAACTTTTAGAGACGGTTTCCAATCAGTATTTGGTGGTCGTGTTCTAATGGATGATTTTTTTCCAGCGGTAGAAGCAGCAAAAACAGCTGGTATAACGCACTACGAATTTGGTGGGGGAGCTAGATTTCAATCTTTATACTTCTATTTAAGAGAAGATGCTTTTGAAATGATGGATAAATTCCGTAAAATCGTTGGTCCAGATGCAAACTTACAAACGTTAGCACGCGGTGTAAACACGGTAATGTTAGATACAGGTTCTAAAGACCTTATCGATCTACATGCAAAGATGTTTAAAAAACACGGTGCGACTACTATTCGTAACTTTGATGCATTAAATGATGTAGAGAACTTAAAATATTCTGCTGAGAGAATCACTCATCATGGTCTAAAACATGAAGCAGTTGTAACTATGATGGACTTACCACCAGGTTGTCACGGTGCTCATACTGTTGAGTTCTATGAAAAAACTCTTCGTGATATTTTAGATAGCGGTATCCCATACGATAGTATCTGTTTTAAAGATGCATCTGGTACTTCAAATCCTCAAAAAGTTTTTGAAACTATTCAAATGGCAAGAAAACTTCTTCCTGATGATACACATATTCGCTTACATACACATGAAACTGCCGGTGTTTCTGTAGCTGCATATATGGCTGCATTAGAAGCTGGTGTTGACGGTATCGATTTAGCTGCTTCACCGGTAAGTGGTGGAACAAGTCAACCTGATATGTTAACTATGTTACATGCTACAAAAGGTATGGATTTTGATCTTGGTGGTTTAGATATCGGTAAGATTTTAACGTATGAGAAAGAGTTACAAGGGTGTTTAGAAGATTATTTCGTACCACCTGAAGCTACAATGGTTTCACCGATTATTCCATTCTCACCAATGCCGGGTGGTGCACTTACTGCAAACACTCAAATGATGCGTGATAATGACATTATGGATAAATTTCCAGAAGTTATTGCTGCAATGCAAGAGGTTGTTGAAAAAGGTGGTTACGGTACATCTGTAACTCCTGTATCTCAATTCTACTTCCAACAAGCATTAAACAATGTAATGCAAGGTCCATGGAAAGCAATCGCTCCAGGATACGGAAGAATGGTACTTGGTTATTTCGGTAAAACTCCGGTAGAGCCAGATCCTGAAATTGTGAAAATTGCATCTGAGAAATTAGGACTTGAGCCTACTACAGAAAAAGCACTAGACTTAGCTGATGCAGATCCTGCAAAATCTTTAGAGAACTGGATTAATGTTCTTAAAGAAGAGGATATTGAAATCACTGAAGAAAATATTTTTATTGCAGCAGCATGTCAAGAAAAAGGTATCACTTTCCTAAAAGGTGAAGGTGAATTAAACGTAAGAAAAATATCTCAAATGAAAGCAGATTGTAAAGAGGGGAGTAAAGAGATGAGTGGAAACTATACAGTAGTTGTAGATGGTCAAAAATTTAGTGTACAAGTAGCAGAGGGGAATGCTGATATTCAAGTAACTGCAGTTAACGGTGAAAGCGTAGCTCCAGCAGCAGCTCCGGCAGCAACTTCAGGTGAAGGTGATCCAATTAAAGCACTTCTTCCTGGTAATGTTTGGAAAATCGTTGCTAATCCGGGTCAAAGTGTAAATGAGGGTGATGTAATTATGATCCTTGAATCTATGAAAATGGAGATTGATGTAGTAGCACCTCGCGGTGGTGTAATCAAATCAATCAATGTTGCTACAAATGATAAAGTAGTTGAAGGTCAAGTCGTAGCAGTGCTAGGATAA
- a CDS encoding sodium ion-translocating decarboxylase subunit beta, whose product MKKIVLKLLAFTMLFAFSTTAMASEHGAVASNTSAHQEETYESKPFGEMITGFLKSTGIVALVNPDPDELSATGEKMSDFHKGLGRVIMILVVFLLFWLAIAKGFEPLLLLPIAFGGLLANIPVAGIAGEHGFLGVIYHMGLSNEMFPIIIFMGVGAMTDFGPLLSNPKTALLGGAAQFGIFGTLVGAVVLADMGLVDFTLKQASAISIIGGADGPTSIFIATKLSPELLGAIAVASYSYMAMVPIIQPPIMKALTNEKERKIKMSTLRHVSRLEKLVFPILVLVLAILVLPESTPLIGAFMFGNFLKESGVVERLNDTLQNALINITTIFLGLGVGSKLAADQFLVPETMFIMALGIVAFSVGTAAGVIMAKIMNLFPGHKINPLIGSAGVSAVPMAARVSNKVGMEYDRTNMLLMHAMGPNVAGVIGSAVAAGVLISLFQ is encoded by the coding sequence ATGAAAAAAATTGTACTTAAACTTCTAGCTTTTACAATGCTATTTGCTTTTAGCACTACTGCTATGGCATCTGAGCATGGAGCAGTAGCAAGTAACACTTCTGCACATCAGGAAGAGACTTACGAGTCAAAACCTTTTGGTGAAATGATTACAGGTTTTTTAAAGTCAACAGGTATTGTTGCACTTGTAAACCCGGATCCGGATGAGCTTAGTGCTACAGGTGAAAAAATGAGTGACTTCCATAAAGGTCTTGGTCGTGTGATCATGATCTTAGTGGTATTTTTACTGTTTTGGTTAGCAATTGCTAAAGGGTTTGAACCGTTACTTCTTTTACCAATCGCGTTTGGTGGTCTTCTTGCTAATATTCCAGTTGCAGGAATTGCAGGTGAGCATGGATTCTTAGGTGTTATCTACCACATGGGTCTTTCAAACGAAATGTTCCCGATCATCATCTTTATGGGTGTTGGTGCAATGACTGACTTCGGTCCACTTTTATCAAACCCTAAAACAGCTCTACTTGGTGGTGCTGCACAGTTTGGTATCTTTGGAACACTTGTTGGTGCAGTAGTACTTGCTGATATGGGCTTAGTTGACTTTACGTTAAAACAAGCTTCGGCTATCTCTATTATTGGTGGAGCGGATGGTCCGACATCGATCTTTATTGCTACGAAACTTTCACCTGAACTTTTAGGTGCAATCGCAGTTGCTTCATATAGTTATATGGCTATGGTACCTATTATCCAGCCTCCGATTATGAAAGCGTTAACAAACGAAAAAGAGCGTAAGATCAAAATGTCAACACTTCGTCACGTTTCTCGTTTAGAGAAACTAGTGTTCCCGATTTTAGTTTTAGTTCTTGCTATTTTAGTTTTACCGGAATCTACACCACTTATCGGTGCGTTTATGTTTGGTAACTTCTTAAAAGAATCAGGTGTTGTTGAGCGTTTAAATGACACATTACAAAATGCTCTTATCAACATTACAACTATTTTCTTAGGTCTTGGTGTTGGTTCTAAACTAGCAGCAGATCAGTTCTTAGTTCCTGAAACTATGTTCATTATGGCTCTTGGTATCGTTGCATTCTCTGTAGGTACTGCAGCAGGTGTTATTATGGCGAAAATCATGAACTTATTCCCTGGACATAAGATCAATCCATTAATCGGTTCAGCTGGAGTTTCAGCAGTTCCAATGGCAGCTCGTGTATCAAATAAAGTTGGTATGGAGTATGACAGAACAAACATGCTTCTAATGCATGCAATGGGTCCAAACGTTGCAGGTGTTATCGGTTCAGCTGTTGCTGCCGGTGTTTTAATCTCACTATTTCAATAA
- a CDS encoding chemotaxis protein: MAFLDKVDAATNLAKNNELQLLVFRISESDDSAYYAINVFKTREVVESKNHFLTQIPSSHPLLEGTIILRGLQIPLLNLPKWLGVNLSKEEVEKSDILICDFNGVIIGLRIMYAYRVIKKNWNEMHAPDSYRLKDDGVVINDTRLEDGSLCLVLDYEKLLADVIPQALVDIDKDTAMLKDIVLPQKLKEGTVLVAEDSKTAQKHLIQIFKNAHINMILFDNGKKLVEHLDTLDADGIEKITAVITDIEMPEMSGFTVTKLLKLNPLTRNIPIIVNSSMTGENNRREAESLGADGFIDKTKSHNIIPLIANLMNENVK; encoded by the coding sequence ATGGCTTTTTTAGATAAAGTAGATGCCGCTACAAATCTTGCCAAGAACAATGAATTACAACTGCTTGTCTTTAGAATAAGCGAGAGTGACGATTCGGCGTACTATGCAATTAATGTATTTAAAACGAGAGAAGTTGTAGAGTCAAAAAATCATTTTTTGACGCAAATTCCTTCTTCTCATCCACTACTCGAAGGCACTATTATCTTACGTGGGTTACAGATCCCTCTACTTAATCTACCAAAATGGTTAGGTGTAAATCTTTCTAAAGAGGAAGTGGAAAAATCTGATATTCTTATCTGTGACTTCAATGGAGTTATTATCGGTTTACGCATTATGTATGCATACAGAGTTATTAAGAAAAACTGGAATGAGATGCATGCACCAGATAGTTACCGTCTTAAAGATGACGGTGTCGTGATCAATGACACAAGATTAGAAGACGGTAGTTTATGTTTAGTGCTTGATTATGAAAAACTTTTAGCTGATGTTATTCCTCAAGCACTAGTTGATATTGACAAAGACACAGCAATGCTAAAAGATATTGTCTTACCTCAAAAACTAAAAGAGGGAACTGTCCTTGTTGCAGAAGATTCAAAAACTGCACAAAAACATTTAATACAAATATTTAAAAATGCTCATATCAATATGATACTTTTTGATAACGGGAAAAAACTTGTTGAACACTTAGATACTTTAGATGCTGATGGAATTGAAAAAATTACTGCAGTTATTACAGATATCGAGATGCCGGAAATGTCTGGTTTTACGGTGACTAAACTTTTAAAACTAAATCCTCTTACAAGAAATATTCCTATTATTGTCAATAGTTCTATGACGGGAGAAAACAATAGACGTGAGGCTGAATCTTTAGGTGCAGACGGTTTCATCGATAAGACTAAAAGTCATAATATCATACCGTTAATTGCAAATTTAATGAATGAAAACGTGAAATAA
- a CDS encoding HlyD family efflux transporter periplasmic adaptor subunit — protein sequence MKLFSLLVFLSTLAYSQVYYSKVEPYEMRTISSNVSGEVLDIAENMIGKKLTKDIYIKIDDMLDKDELSDVKQKITFIEETIKVNQEILENLNLSLEKKELNYKKVAALKIKSKIEKDNEFYNLVTSRNLALSTKKEIKNLKIQLADLNLRQKQLEKIIQDKNLRNKGLVLYSIDVKVGQVVAPGMALAKIADTSKGLLSIYVTEDELINLKDKVVYIDGDKTVYKPTRILSIADEKNISKYLVQIVINPPKIFSKLVKIELKEK from the coding sequence ATGAAATTATTTTCATTATTAGTATTTTTAAGTACATTAGCATACTCTCAAGTTTATTATTCAAAAGTAGAGCCTTACGAGATGAGAACGATTAGTTCAAACGTATCGGGTGAGGTGTTGGATATAGCCGAAAATATGATTGGAAAAAAATTAACTAAAGATATATATATTAAAATTGATGACATGTTGGATAAAGATGAGTTAAGCGATGTAAAACAGAAGATCACTTTTATTGAAGAGACGATTAAAGTGAATCAGGAAATTTTAGAAAATCTCAATCTTTCATTAGAAAAAAAAGAGTTGAACTATAAAAAAGTTGCAGCGTTAAAGATCAAGTCTAAAATTGAAAAAGACAATGAATTTTATAATCTTGTAACAAGTAGAAACTTGGCATTATCGACAAAAAAAGAGATCAAAAATCTTAAGATTCAATTAGCAGATTTAAACCTGCGTCAAAAACAGCTTGAAAAAATCATTCAAGATAAAAACTTACGCAATAAAGGGTTAGTACTTTACTCAATCGATGTTAAAGTTGGGCAAGTTGTTGCACCTGGAATGGCACTGGCAAAAATCGCAGATACATCTAAAGGTTTACTTAGTATCTATGTAACGGAAGATGAACTTATAAACTTAAAAGATAAAGTTGTCTATATTGACGGAGATAAAACAGTTTATAAACCTACAAGAATATTATCTATTGCAGATGAGAAAAATATCTCAAAATATTTAGTACAGATTGTAATTAATCCTCCAAAGATTTTTTCTAAACTCGTAAAAATAGAATTGAAAGAGAAGTAA
- a CDS encoding molybdopterin-dependent oxidoreductase produces MTEHTACPLDCYDACEVVYKDGVLKGVSNGHTQGFLCPHLNHYKNFERITAPRYKGEVISLEKALQKLKEIVEQTPKHQMLHYKGHGNFGLMQDVTSHFFASNDNILTDGSLCDGAGEAGILEGRGSNKNMPYSEIEKSDVIIFWGRNPHVTSSHLLPLIKDKKIIVIDPVKTQIAKTADYHVQLKPHTDLYFAMLLTRFLHIEGSFDEAYLAEYASEFEDYYELTQGIRIKATLDTMGLSLGDIGAVLELLQNKKVAIVCGVGIQKYSDGADIMRAIDAFAVTLGLFGKEGCGVAYLGDSKEGIDSPFNTHSKKVSKVNTPFDEFESVFIQGANPLAQMPDSSRVKNSIYHTKNVVYFGLYENETSERADLVIPAKTFLEKDDIRASYGHNTLSVMNKQIEGDVGISEYDLAKYLCDSFEIDLKSEQEYLEHFKSFGVVKMNGVFEVENRDAIPYQDGFDTDDGEFLFLEEFDVLQEATEESFHLITSKSAHSLNSQFNREHYVYLNSSHQIKDGERVKIVSQNGEVVLEVKNSDDLRDDTVLIYSGTPGVNNLTSSRHSIEGKSAIFQENMVSIVRDF; encoded by the coding sequence ATGACAGAACATACGGCGTGTCCACTTGATTGTTATGATGCATGTGAAGTGGTTTACAAAGATGGTGTTTTAAAAGGTGTGTCAAATGGACATACACAAGGATTCTTATGCCCGCACTTAAACCATTATAAGAATTTTGAACGTATCACTGCGCCAAGGTATAAGGGTGAAGTGATAAGTTTGGAAAAAGCACTTCAAAAGCTCAAAGAAATAGTAGAACAAACTCCAAAACATCAGATGCTTCATTACAAAGGGCATGGAAACTTCGGTTTAATGCAGGATGTGACATCCCATTTTTTTGCCTCAAACGACAATATCTTAACAGACGGCAGTTTATGTGACGGTGCAGGTGAAGCCGGTATACTTGAAGGACGCGGCAGTAATAAAAATATGCCTTATTCAGAGATAGAAAAATCTGATGTCATCATTTTCTGGGGGAGAAATCCTCATGTGACATCTTCGCATCTTTTACCGCTCATAAAAGATAAAAAAATTATTGTTATCGATCCTGTAAAAACACAGATCGCAAAAACGGCAGATTATCACGTGCAACTCAAGCCGCATACTGATCTCTATTTTGCAATGCTCTTAACACGTTTTTTACATATAGAGGGCTCTTTTGATGAAGCGTATTTAGCGGAGTATGCAAGTGAATTTGAAGATTATTATGAACTGACACAAGGTATCCGTATAAAAGCGACACTTGATACCATGGGTCTTTCTCTTGGTGACATTGGAGCTGTATTAGAGCTCTTACAAAATAAAAAGGTAGCAATTGTCTGTGGAGTAGGGATACAAAAGTACTCTGACGGTGCAGATATTATGCGTGCTATCGATGCGTTTGCCGTAACTCTGGGTTTATTTGGAAAAGAGGGATGCGGTGTAGCATACCTTGGGGATTCAAAAGAGGGGATAGATAGCCCTTTTAATACTCATTCAAAAAAGGTTTCAAAAGTTAATACTCCATTTGATGAGTTTGAGTCTGTTTTTATTCAAGGGGCAAATCCCCTTGCACAGATGCCCGATAGCTCTCGTGTAAAAAATAGTATCTACCATACGAAAAACGTTGTTTACTTTGGCCTTTATGAAAATGAAACAAGTGAGCGTGCAGATTTGGTAATTCCTGCAAAGACGTTCTTGGAAAAAGATGATATCCGTGCCTCATACGGACACAATACACTTTCAGTGATGAATAAACAAATAGAGGGTGATGTAGGGATCAGCGAGTATGATTTGGCAAAATATTTGTGTGATTCTTTTGAGATAGATTTAAAAAGCGAGCAAGAGTATTTAGAACATTTTAAAAGCTTCGGCGTTGTGAAGATGAATGGAGTCTTTGAGGTGGAAAACAGAGATGCTATCCCTTATCAAGATGGTTTTGATACAGATGACGGAGAGTTTTTATTTCTTGAAGAGTTTGATGTTTTACAAGAGGCTACGGAGGAGAGTTTTCATCTTATAACTTCAAAAAGTGCACATAGTTTAAATTCTCAGTTTAACAGGGAACACTATGTCTATCTCAACAGCTCTCATCAGATAAAGGATGGGGAACGTGTGAAAATAGTTTCTCAAAACGGTGAAGTGGTACTAGAGGTGAAGAACTCAGATGATCTTCGAGACGATACTGTTTTAATCTATAGCGGGACACCCGGAGTGAACAATCTTACATCTTCAAGACACTCTATTGAAGGTAAAAGTGCTATTTTTCAAGAAAATATGGTTTCAATCGTAAGAGATTTTTAG
- a CDS encoding aspartate aminotransferase family protein — MNIQQLDQKYVLPTYARADVEFVSGKNARLTDANGKEYIDFTSGIAVVSVGHGNERLTNALCEQTKKLIHMSNLYYTAPQAIAAQKIVEASGYDMKCFFGNSGAEANEGAIKIARKYGEKDGVPKRYKIITLDHSFHGRTITTVKATGQESMHNYFGPFPDGFVYAKDIDEVESLLDDHTVAVMIELVQGEGGVQPQDKEKVQALEKLLKSKDILLIVDEVQTGVYRTGKFLASNLYEIEPDVVTLAKGVGGGVPVGVVMTTKKDIFNPGDHGSTFGGNFLSTTAICEVLDILNEYDASGALSEGITYFDEALEKFYNNHTDLFTAKVGLGMMCGLRAKDSDTLAAIIKNGQENGVMVLKAGRNTLRFLPPLTITKEEIDEGFKALESAVSKL; from the coding sequence ATGAATATACAACAATTAGATCAAAAATATGTTTTACCAACTTATGCAAGAGCAGATGTTGAGTTCGTGAGCGGTAAAAATGCAAGACTTACTGATGCTAACGGTAAAGAGTACATAGACTTTACTTCCGGTATTGCAGTTGTGAGTGTCGGGCATGGTAATGAAAGACTGACTAATGCACTGTGTGAACAGACTAAAAAGTTAATACATATGTCAAACCTATATTATACTGCTCCGCAAGCGATCGCTGCTCAAAAAATAGTTGAAGCCAGCGGCTATGATATGAAATGTTTCTTTGGAAACAGCGGTGCAGAAGCAAATGAAGGTGCTATTAAGATCGCTAGAAAATACGGTGAAAAAGATGGGGTACCTAAACGTTATAAAATCATTACTCTTGATCATTCATTCCATGGAAGAACGATTACTACGGTAAAAGCAACGGGTCAAGAGTCTATGCATAACTACTTTGGACCGTTTCCTGATGGGTTTGTGTATGCTAAAGATATCGATGAAGTGGAATCTTTACTTGATGATCATACTGTTGCGGTTATGATAGAACTTGTTCAAGGTGAAGGCGGTGTACAGCCTCAAGATAAAGAGAAAGTACAAGCACTTGAAAAACTGTTAAAATCTAAAGATATTTTACTTATTGTAGATGAAGTACAAACAGGTGTATATAGAACAGGAAAGTTCTTGGCATCGAATCTGTATGAGATTGAACCTGATGTTGTTACTTTAGCAAAAGGTGTAGGCGGCGGTGTCCCTGTCGGTGTTGTGATGACAACTAAAAAAGATATTTTCAATCCGGGCGATCACGGTTCAACTTTCGGTGGAAACTTTTTAAGTACGACTGCGATTTGCGAAGTACTTGATATTTTAAATGAATATGATGCAAGCGGTGCTTTATCTGAAGGGATCACATATTTTGACGAGGCATTAGAGAAATTTTACAATAATCATACAGACCTCTTTACTGCAAAAGTAGGACTTGGAATGATGTGTGGTCTACGCGCTAAAGATTCTGATACCTTGGCTGCAATTATTAAAAATGGACAAGAAAATGGTGTGATGGTTTTAAAAGCGGGACGTAATACACTAAGATTTTTACCACCGTTAACGATCACGAAAGAGGAAATAGATGAAGGCTTTAAAGCTCTTGAGTCTGCTGTTAGTAAGCTCTAG
- a CDS encoding TolC family protein, whose translation MKALKLLSLLLVSSSLLANENNASLDTYLSDLKKKQFEYDYEKNGQESSKLRDTWIAPIQLTYSYSKSNPNVVEQTNQNAAIKMTQPIFQSGGIYYGIRYANAMRLYNNYSIDVAKRKMIKDTVSILMQLKKSDLQEERQVLQIKNADINLEQRREEYLSGRLDSGFLDDAIIQRNVVKQALFDIQNAKETLVTQFQVLSDLDYQEATIPHLEFIKEDEFLKNNIVLKQTQSQIEKDRYYKNVTIAKYLPKVNFTAGYTWQKSEGQQFFIAGDLRDSSREIDYYDYGVSASMPLDINMFNDIESIKLDYLKSQVVQEDKKLELAKLFEQVLHNIENLDKKISLSQENIELYAKLLEDTKDLYDAGYKTQYDVENLQNSLEIQKIDAKIYDIDKQLELLTLYEMYVNNGE comes from the coding sequence ATGAAGGCTTTAAAGCTCTTGAGTCTGCTGTTAGTAAGCTCTAGCTTACTGGCAAATGAGAATAATGCCTCTTTAGATACCTACCTGTCTGATCTAAAAAAGAAGCAGTTTGAATATGATTATGAAAAAAATGGTCAAGAGAGTTCAAAACTGCGCGATACATGGATCGCACCTATTCAGTTAACTTATAGTTACTCTAAAAGTAATCCCAATGTTGTAGAACAGACTAATCAAAATGCTGCTATTAAGATGACTCAACCGATTTTTCAAAGCGGTGGGATCTATTACGGGATCAGATATGCCAATGCTATGAGATTATATAATAATTATTCGATCGATGTAGCAAAACGAAAAATGATTAAAGATACTGTCTCAATTTTAATGCAGTTGAAAAAATCAGATCTTCAAGAGGAACGTCAAGTTTTACAGATAAAAAATGCAGATATAAACCTTGAACAAAGAAGGGAAGAGTATTTAAGCGGAAGACTTGATTCAGGCTTTTTAGATGATGCTATCATTCAGAGAAATGTCGTAAAACAAGCACTCTTTGATATACAAAATGCAAAAGAGACATTGGTAACACAGTTTCAGGTACTGAGTGATCTTGATTATCAAGAAGCTACTATCCCCCATTTAGAGTTCATAAAAGAGGATGAGTTCTTAAAAAACAATATTGTTTTAAAACAGACTCAGTCACAGATAGAAAAAGATAGATATTATAAGAACGTAACTATTGCAAAATATCTCCCAAAAGTGAATTTTACAGCCGGATATACATGGCAAAAAAGTGAAGGGCAACAGTTTTTTATAGCTGGGGATTTAAGAGATAGCTCCCGAGAGATTGATTATTACGACTATGGTGTAAGTGCGTCAATGCCATTAGATATCAATATGTTTAACGATATAGAATCTATCAAACTTGATTATCTGAAGTCGCAAGTTGTTCAAGAGGATAAAAAACTTGAACTTGCAAAGCTTTTTGAACAGGTTTTACACAATATTGAAAACCTTGATAAGAAGATCTCTTTGAGTCAAGAGAATATAGAACTTTATGCCAAGTTGTTAGAAGATACTAAAGATTTATATGATGCAGGGTATAAAACGCAATACGATGTAGAAAATTTGCAAAACTCTTTAGAGATCCAAAAAATAGATGCAAAAATATACGATATTGATAAACAGTTAGAACTGTTAACACTATATGAGATGTACGTAAATAACGGAGAGTAG
- a CDS encoding SAM-dependent methyltransferase, which translates to MKFSEYMGEWLYGEDGYYATYKNIGKEGDFYTAVSASKFFGGTIAKHIISLVDEGFLDKDGSVCEIGAHHGYFLADVCEFLYTLRPELLSSLNFVIIERFDDLQRQQREYFAESFGDVVQLTHYKSLSEMKVKSAFFIANEIFDAFPCELYFKGHTARVDGHQINFDVEDEWVSEKAKKYHKEKGEIAVGYEEFAKEMASAAERFEFMSFDYGELQARPDFSLRIYAKHEVFPFFEDDLDRETLFGTSDITYDVTFEHVKDAYEEAGVKFITCVPQMVSLVDMGILELLEMLRENADEKIYKQELEKVKMLIMPNLMGERFKMIKFRKNA; encoded by the coding sequence ATGAAATTTAGCGAGTATATGGGTGAGTGGCTTTACGGTGAAGATGGTTACTACGCTACGTATAAAAATATTGGGAAAGAGGGTGATTTTTACACGGCTGTAAGTGCGAGTAAATTTTTCGGCGGAACAATAGCCAAACATATCATCTCTTTGGTTGATGAAGGTTTTTTAGACAAAGATGGTTCAGTATGTGAGATTGGTGCGCACCATGGCTATTTTTTAGCCGATGTGTGTGAGTTTTTATATACGCTCAGACCTGAACTGCTTTCAAGTCTGAACTTTGTTATAATTGAAAGATTTGATGACCTTCAAAGACAACAAAGAGAATACTTTGCTGAGAGTTTCGGCGATGTAGTGCAGTTGACACACTATAAATCTTTGAGCGAGATGAAGGTAAAAAGTGCTTTTTTTATCGCAAATGAGATCTTTGATGCGTTTCCTTGCGAACTTTACTTTAAAGGGCATACTGCACGTGTTGACGGACATCAGATCAATTTTGACGTAGAAGATGAATGGGTAAGTGAAAAAGCGAAGAAATACCATAAAGAAAAAGGCGAAATAGCAGTCGGTTACGAAGAATTTGCTAAAGAGATGGCTTCTGCAGCCGAGCGTTTTGAATTTATGAGTTTTGACTACGGAGAATTGCAGGCGCGTCCTGATTTTTCACTTCGAATCTATGCAAAACATGAAGTGTTTCCGTTCTTTGAAGATGATCTAGACAGAGAAACACTTTTTGGAACTTCAGATATCACTTACGACGTAACTTTTGAACATGTAAAAGATGCTTATGAAGAGGCCGGTGTTAAGTTCATAACGTGTGTCCCGCAAATGGTCTCACTTGTTGATATGGGGATCTTAGAGCTCTTGGAGATGTTACGGGAAAATGCAGATGAGAAGATCTACAAACAAGAGCTTGAAAAAGTAAAAATGCTTATTATGCCAAATTTAATGGGTGAGAGATTTAAGATGATTAAGTTTAGGAAAAATGCTTAA
- the cysQ gene encoding 3'(2'),5'-bisphosphate nucleotidase CysQ — MLNTIDIEAIKTLALEAGDAIMEIYVQDFAIEYKEDNSPLTEADLKANDIICSRLEKLYPNIPIMSEETQDAPYEIRKTWEYYWCIDPIDGTKEFIKKNGEFTVNIALIHKGTPVLGVVYAPVKEELYWAKKDEGAFKNGEKLPLKINHNPEDKLIVLTSRSHLSEETKKFIQTFDTKKIEQKAVGSSLKLCMIAAGEADIYPKLGATSEWDTAAADIILREAGKMIYQFGSTNPLIYNKEDLLNPWFIVKE; from the coding sequence ATGCTTAATACTATAGATATAGAAGCTATCAAAACATTGGCTTTAGAAGCAGGGGACGCTATTATGGAGATCTATGTGCAAGATTTTGCCATAGAGTACAAAGAGGATAACTCTCCGCTTACCGAAGCTGATCTCAAAGCAAATGATATCATCTGCTCTCGCTTGGAAAAACTCTATCCGAATATACCGATAATGAGTGAAGAGACTCAAGATGCTCCGTACGAGATAAGAAAAACGTGGGAGTATTATTGGTGTATAGATCCAATAGACGGTACCAAGGAATTTATCAAGAAAAACGGTGAATTTACAGTGAATATTGCGCTGATTCACAAAGGTACTCCAGTTTTAGGTGTTGTTTATGCACCCGTCAAAGAGGAGCTTTATTGGGCAAAAAAAGATGAAGGCGCTTTTAAAAACGGGGAAAAACTTCCATTAAAGATTAACCATAATCCAGAGGATAAACTGATTGTTTTAACTTCAAGGTCTCATTTATCAGAAGAAACAAAAAAATTTATTCAAACTTTCGATACAAAAAAAATAGAACAAAAAGCTGTAGGGAGCTCATTAAAACTTTGTATGATAGCTGCAGGTGAAGCAGATATCTATCCAAAGTTAGGAGCTACAAGTGAATGGGATACTGCTGCAGCTGATATCATTTTAAGAGAAGCCGGAAAAATGATATATCAGTTTGGCTCAACAAACCCTCTTATCTATAATAAAGAAGATTTATTAAACCCTTGGTTTATTGTTAAAGAGTAG